CTGGCTCGTGGACGGCTACAACGTGATCAGGCGCGCGCCGGAGCTCAAATCGCGGGAGCAGGAGAGCCTCGAAGCGGGCCGCCAGGCGCTCTGCGCGCTGCTGGTCGAGGTCGCACGCGTGTCAGGGGACAGCTTCACCGTTGTCTTCGATGGCGCGCAGGCGGGCGGCCGCACGGGCGGCGGCTCCGGCGTCAGCGTGATCTTCTCGAGCGCCCGCGAGTCCGCCGACAGTGTGCTGGCGCGCATGGCGCGCGAAGGGGGCGCCGTCGTTTCAAACGACCGGGAAGTGCGCCGAGCAGCCGAGCGCGCCGGCGCCACTGTCGTCACCACCGACCAGTTCCTGGCGCGCCTCGACCAGGCTCGCCGGCTCCCGCCCGAAGCCCCAGCGGACCTGCCGGTGGACCTGAAGGAGGGCGAGGAGGACGAGAGCCCGCGCGGACCGCGCAAGGGCAACCCGCGGCGGCTCAGCAAGAAAGCCCGGGCTACCCAACGAGCTCTCGACCACCTGGGCCCCGGCCGCCCCCCCCCATGCCCAATAAAGGAGAGTCCATGCACGTCGGCTTCGTCGGCACCGGGAACATGGGCCGTCCCATGGCCAAGAACATTTTGAAGGCCGGGCATCAGATGACCGTCTTCGATCTCCGGCCCGAGGCGACGGTTCCGCTCGAGGCGCTCGGTGCGCGCCGGGCGGCAAACCTGCCGTCTCTCGCGCGAGAGGTCCGCGTCACCCTCATGAGCCTGCCCGACGCGCGGGCGGTGGAGGCCGCGCTGTGGGGTCCGGTGGGGCTCATGGAGGGCGCCCGGTCCGGCGACGTGGTGTTCGATCTGTCCACGGTCGGGCCCGAGAGCACCCGGGCGCAGCACGCGCGCATGGCCGAGCGGGGCGTGCGGCTGATCGACGCGCCCGTCTCGGGCAGCGTGAGCGGCGCCGAGGCCGGAACGCTCGCCGTGATGATCGGGGCGGATGCCGCGACCGTGGCGCCGTACGAGACGGTCCTGGGCGCTATCGGCACCAGCCTCTTCCGCCTTGGCGAAGTCGGACGGGGAAACATCCTCAAGCTCCTCAACAATTACGACGCGCTGTCCAACCAGGCAGCGCTCTGCGAGGCCATGGCGCTGGCCGACCGGCTCGGCATCCCGCGGCAGACCTTGGGCGAGGTCCTGGGCAAGAGCTCCGGCGCTTCCTTCATCCTCGAGCGCAAGCTCGGGGCGATGGTCGAGCACGACTACAAGGCGGGCTTCTTCGTGGATCTCGGGTGGAAGGACCTCGGGTTGGGACTCGAGCTGGCTGACGCTACGGGAGCAAAGACCGCCCTGGGGCGGGAGGCCTGGAAGCTCTACGGGCAGGCCCGCGAGGCGGGTCTGGGCAAGCTCGACACCTCGGGGCTCCTTGGGCTCCTGGAGCCCAAGCCCTGAGAGCTACTTGCCTTCTTTGATCAGCCGGTTGCGGCGCTGGAGATAGCCGTTGCGGACGGAGCTGTACAGATCGACCGTCGACTCCTCGATGCCCTGGAAGAGGTCGAGGTTGAGCGAACGGTCGTTAATCGTGTCCTCGCCCTTCATCGCCAAGGTGTCGGGCCAGAACGGGATGTAGTAGTAGAGCGGGTTCATCGCTCCATCGCCGGCGAAGCCGATGCCATCGCGGACGGTGAGCGGCGGCAGCAGGGGCAGCACGAGATACGGCCCGGGTCCGAAGCCCCAGATGCCGAACGTCTGGCCGAGGTCGGCCTTCTGCCGCTCGAGCCCCATCTCCTGGCGCGCGACGTCGAAGAGCCCGCCGACCCCGAGCGTGGAGTTGATGAGGAAGCGGCCCATCTCCTTGGTGGCGTCGAGGAGCTTCCACTGCAGCACCTTGTTCACGAACCGGGACGGCATGCGCAGGTTGGTGAATGCGTTGTCAATCATGGTCTGGAACATGTCGGGCACGACGTAGTTGTAGCCCTTCGCCGCCGGCTTCAGCACGTACTTGTCCAGGTTGTAGTTGAAGCTGAACATCTTCTCGTTGAACTTCTCCCACGGGTCGTATTCTTCCACGTCCGGGTCCGGCGGCACGGTGTCCGGAGTGCCGCGCAGCGAGGGGTCAACGGGTCCGGAGAGCGCGACGACCCAGGCGGGAGCGTTCTGACGGGTGATCGATTCGTAGGTGATGACGACGGGAGCGGCGGCGGACTCGTCCGTGTTCGCGGAGACGTCGGATTCGGGCATCGCAGGCTCAGCCGGCGCCGCGACCGGTGCGCGGGAAGCGAGCACGGAGCTCTCGCTGGCCAAGGTCGAC
This DNA window, taken from Candidatus Methylomirabilota bacterium, encodes the following:
- a CDS encoding NYN domain-containing protein, whose protein sequence is MRWLVDGYNVIRRAPELKSREQESLEAGRQALCALLVEVARVSGDSFTVVFDGAQAGGRTGGGSGVSVIFSSARESADSVLARMAREGGAVVSNDREVRRAAERAGATVVTTDQFLARLDQARRLPPEAPADLPVDLKEGEEDESPRGPRKGNPRRLSKKARATQRALDHLGPGRPPPCPIKESPCTSASSAPGTWAVPWPRTF
- a CDS encoding NAD(P)-dependent oxidoreductase is translated as MHVGFVGTGNMGRPMAKNILKAGHQMTVFDLRPEATVPLEALGARRAANLPSLAREVRVTLMSLPDARAVEAALWGPVGLMEGARSGDVVFDLSTVGPESTRAQHARMAERGVRLIDAPVSGSVSGAEAGTLAVMIGADAATVAPYETVLGAIGTSLFRLGEVGRGNILKLLNNYDALSNQAALCEAMALADRLGIPRQTLGEVLGKSSGASFILERKLGAMVEHDYKAGFFVDLGWKDLGLGLELADATGAKTALGREAWKLYGQAREAGLGKLDTSGLLGLLEPKP
- a CDS encoding VacJ family lipoprotein, with product MPESDVSANTDESAAAPVVITYESITRQNAPAWVVALSGPVDPSLRGTPDTVPPDPDVEEYDPWEKFNEKMFSFNYNLDKYVLKPAAKGYNYVVPDMFQTMIDNAFTNLRMPSRFVNKVLQWKLLDATKEMGRFLINSTLGVGGLFDVARQEMGLERQKADLGQTFGIWGFGPGPYLVLPLLPPLTVRDGIGFAGDGAMNPLYYYIPFWPDTLAMKGEDTINDRSLNLDLFQGIEESTVDLYSSVRNGYLQRRNRLIKEGK